From the genome of Terriglobales bacterium, one region includes:
- a CDS encoding DoxX family protein, with protein sequence MIVVLVLLGALLACRAIGALGVQYLDSWIASTRSGLALMFLFTASAHFTTMKEDLVRMVPPAFPCPRQIVFISGILEILGAIGLLPPSTRPWAGLGLVLLMIAMFPANVYAARRGLTLRGKSATPLALRLPMQILFITLTWWSSSACRLASALEPLCITG encoded by the coding sequence ATGATCGTGGTTCTCGTCTTGCTGGGCGCGCTCCTCGCCTGCCGGGCGATTGGCGCCTTGGGCGTCCAATATCTCGATTCCTGGATCGCCTCCACACGCTCGGGGCTCGCCCTCATGTTCCTGTTCACGGCCTCGGCGCATTTCACGACGATGAAGGAAGACCTCGTGCGCATGGTGCCGCCGGCCTTCCCCTGCCCGCGACAGATCGTTTTCATTTCCGGCATTCTGGAGATTCTGGGAGCCATCGGCTTGCTGCCGCCCTCGACCCGGCCCTGGGCGGGGCTCGGCCTGGTCTTGCTGATGATCGCCATGTTCCCGGCCAACGTCTACGCCGCGCGCCGCGGTCTGACTTTGCGTGGGAAGTCCGCGACTCCGCTGGCGCTCCGCCTCCCCATGCAGATTCTTTTCATCACGCTGACTTGGTGGTCGAGCAGCGCTTGCCGCCTCGCGAGCGCCCTCGAACCGCTGTGCATCAC
- a CDS encoding PfkB family carbohydrate kinase: MTRNSRPAEGKARLARFVEAFPRLTITVLGDLVADEFIYGEIARVSREAPVLILRHRERTVVPGSAGNAIYNLADLGVEVLPVGVVGDDEPGRLLLQRFRQKRIPLNGILKLKGYTTVTKTRILAGMTHSQRQQVVRVDREPEADLEGYDKRELVMAARKYARASDALLVSDYGYGAATPQMLEAVRASGRLNGIPVTLDSRFRMLEYSGVTAATPNEPEVEEALHVRIGDDTARLHAAGRTVLKHMKLESLVITRGRDGMVAFARGERPVHIPVFGSDQVTDVTGAGDTVIATFTAALAAGADTESAARLANYAGGIVVMKRGTATVSRQELLDAIQRS; the protein is encoded by the coding sequence ATGACTCGCAACTCCAGGCCGGCGGAGGGCAAGGCGCGCCTGGCGCGCTTCGTCGAAGCCTTCCCGCGCCTCACCATCACCGTCCTTGGCGACCTGGTGGCCGATGAGTTCATCTACGGCGAGATCGCGCGCGTCTCGCGCGAGGCCCCGGTCCTAATCCTGCGTCACCGCGAGCGCACCGTGGTGCCGGGCAGCGCAGGAAATGCCATCTACAATCTTGCCGACCTCGGCGTCGAAGTGCTGCCGGTAGGCGTGGTAGGCGACGACGAGCCCGGGCGCCTGCTTTTGCAGCGCTTCCGTCAGAAGCGCATCCCGTTGAACGGCATCCTCAAGCTCAAGGGCTACACCACCGTCACCAAGACCCGCATCCTCGCCGGCATGACGCATTCTCAGCGGCAACAGGTGGTGCGTGTGGACCGCGAACCCGAAGCAGACCTGGAGGGCTACGACAAGCGCGAGCTGGTGATGGCCGCGCGCAAGTACGCGCGCGCCTCCGACGCCTTGCTGGTTTCCGACTACGGCTACGGCGCGGCCACCCCGCAGATGCTCGAAGCCGTCCGCGCCAGCGGCCGGCTCAACGGCATCCCGGTCACGCTCGACTCGCGCTTCCGCATGCTGGAGTATTCCGGCGTGACCGCCGCCACGCCCAACGAACCCGAGGTCGAAGAAGCGCTGCATGTGCGCATCGGGGACGATACCGCGCGTCTGCACGCCGCGGGCCGCACCGTGCTCAAGCACATGAAGCTGGAGTCCCTCGTCATCACCCGCGGCAGGGACGGCATGGTGGCCTTCGCGCGCGGCGAGCGCCCCGTGCACATCCCGGTGTTCGGCTCCGACCAGGTCACCGACGTCACTGGCGCCGGCGATACTGTCATTGCGACCTTTACGGCCGCGCTGGCCGCAGGCGCAGACACCGAGTCCGCCGCCCGCCTGGCCAACTACGCCGGAGGCATCGTGGTGATGAAGCGCGGCACCGCCACTGTCTCCCGCCAGGAACTGCTGGACGCCATTCAGCGCTCATGA